One region of Oryza sativa Japonica Group chromosome 5, ASM3414082v1 genomic DNA includes:
- the LOC4338767 gene encoding lipase, translated as MARFILSLLELGVSATVHLLFGLYVFSTAVAADISQAAAASGCLLLRRPAAPGLVNVAAAGEEEERRGAAPVVLDGSPPPIVLVHGIFGFGKGRLGGLSYFAGAEKKDDRVLVPDLGSLTSIHDRARELFYYLKGGQVDYGEEHSKVFGHTRFGRTYDTGHYPVWDEQNPVHFVGHSAGVQVVRVLHQMLADKAFPGHDTSEDWVLSLTSLSGALNGTTRTYYDGMLAEDGRSMKSICLLQLCRIGVIVYDWLDIPWLKNYYNFGFDHFEMSWRKVGLSGLIDLLLGHTGPFASGDWILPDLTIQGSLTLNSTLRTFPNTFYFSYATKRTRKLFGITVPSSVLGIHPMLFLRVLQMCMWRHPQNAPLPYKGYRDEDWEDNDGALNTISMTHPRIPTEHPNRLVVDDSDCHPLQPGIWYYKIIEADHILFIVNRERAGVQFDLLYDGIFQRCRKHAFRRSPPTVPNESSQSQ; from the exons atgGCGAGGTTCATCCTGAGCCTGCTGGAGCTCGGCGTCAGCGCGACGGTGCACCTGCTCTTCGGGCTCTACGTCTTCAGCACGGCCGTCGCGGCGGACATctcgcaggcggcggcggcctcggggtgcctgctgctgcgccgcccggcggcgccggggctCGTCAACGTCGccgcggccggggaggaggaggagcggagggGCGCCGCGCCCGTCGTGCTCGACGGCTCGCCTCCGCCCATCGTCCTCGTCCACGGCATCTTCGGCTTCGGGAAAGGG AGGCTCGGCGGGCTCTCCTACTTCGCCGGCGCCGAGAAGAAGGACGACCGCGTGCTCGTGCCGGATTTGGGGTCCCTCACCAGCATCCATGACAG GGCGCGCGAGCTGTTCTACTACCTCAAAGGAGGGCAGGTGGATTATGGCGAGGAGCACAGCAAGGTTTTCGGGCACACGCGGTTCGGGAGGACGTATGACACAG GACATTACCCGGTCTGGGACGAGCAAAACCCGGTGCACTTTGTCGGGCACTCGGCCGGCGTGCAGGTTGTGAGGGTGCTGCATCAGATGCTTGCCGATAAG GCTTTCCCTGGACATGATACTTCTGAAGACTGGGTTCTTAGCCTTACTTCCTTGTCGGGTGCGCTTAATGGAACCACTAGAACTTACTATGATGGCATGCT GGCTGAAGACGGAAGATCCATGAAATCAATCTGTCTTCTTCAGCTCTGCCGGATTGGAGTTATCGTCTATGATTGGCTAGACATTCCTTGGCTGAAGAATTACTACAATTTTGGTTTTGACCACTTTGAGATGTCATGGAGGAAAGTGGGCCTCTCAGGTCTAATTGATCTGTTGCTGGGGCACACTGGCCCATTTGCCTCAGGAGATTGGATTCTGCCTGATCTTACGATTCAAGGATCTCTAACACTTAACTCTACATTGAGGACCTTCCCAAATACATTCTACTTCAGTTATGCTACGAAGAGAACAAGAAAGCTTTTTGGAATTACAGTGCCTTCAAGCGTCCTTGGAATTCACCCCATGCTCTTCCTCCGAGTCCTCCAAATGTGTATGTGGAGGCACCCTCAAAATGCACCTCTACCTTACAAAGGATACAG GGatgaagattgggaagataatGATGGGGCTTTGAACACAATCTCCATGACGCACCCTCGCATTCCTACAGAGCATCCAAACCGTTTGGTAGTGGATGATTCTGATTGCCATCCTTTGCAGCCTGGGATATG GTATTACAAGATAATTGAGGCTGATCACATTCTTTTCATTGTAAATCGTGAAAGAGCCGGAGTGCAGTTTGATTTGCTGTATGATGGCATTTTCCAACGGTGCAGAAAGCACGCATTTAGGAGGAGCCCCCCTACTGTACCAAATGAATCGAGTCAAAGTCAATAG